A DNA window from Niabella yanshanensis contains the following coding sequences:
- a CDS encoding DUF6298 domain-containing protein, which yields MSQSILNHLIERKAAVNTAPKTTRFFKSIVAATTLLLGSTVHAQKPKPPKPVLPVVVERGRVVYNADTATGDRVPDFSYCGYKASAEDIPTVPVKLVVPLVKGDATATIQTAIDKVAAMQPDPNGFRGAVLLSKGNYEVAGQLKITVSGIVLRGFGAQGQTVVTGKGVDRDGLVRFFGKDDRTTEVEKAITQKYVPVGALSFRIADPGDFRVGDRVQIKRPSTQEWITALGTDDFGGGVSALGWKPGDVDLYFDRTIMAIEGNTITIDAPLTTSLDQNYGGATLIKYSWPGRINNIGIENLTLVSDFDRTNAKDEEHRWMAVTFTNAEDAWVRQLSFKHFAGSAVFINETARRITVEDCISTQPVSEIGGQRRYTFFTRGQQTLFQRCFAANGYHDYSVGHAATGPNAFVQCVSERPYSFSGAIGRWASGILFDVMEVDGNAIRLGNRGQDGRGAGWSGANSFLWNCTASLIECDKPPTAQNWSYGSWSEFAGKGFWAESNNHVNPRSFYYLQLAQRLGKDVSRRAAILDIGGEASSSPTVAVAQDLTAEASKPKRTMYEWIGQAAKRNPISTDAKGVETATARTHDGWSVYPPLSATGLKLNNGWLMLGPEVAVGRRQSVPWWTGGVEGKALQQAKDKLSVTRFVPGRVGAGLTDELDEVIQTMKNKNIVALEHNYGLWYDRRRDDHERIRRMTGEVWPPFYELPFARSGKDSAWDGLSKYDLTKYNDWYWDRLRGFASLASLNKLVLIHQNYFQHNIIEAGAHYADFPWRSANNINNTGFNEPVNYAGDKRIFYAEQFYDVSNPVRRKLHQLYIEKCLDNFKNTPNVIQLTSEEFTGPLHFVEFWLQTIAGWEKKNQAKPIIGLSTTKDVQDAILKNPKYAPVVDLIDIRYWYYQSDGTPYAPEGGKNLAPRQWARQMKSKGTSFEQVYRAVKEYRLKYPGKAVMYSSEGADRFAWAIFMAGGSMPALPEGTDQEFLRAAATMKPSDRAGDYALVGKEGVILMSDNKQAVTVDLSAYTGNYKADFLDPASGKLIPGAQTVTAGKAVTIPLSKQGAILWLKK from the coding sequence GTGTCCCAGTCTATTCTTAATCATCTCATAGAAAGGAAAGCAGCAGTAAATACTGCTCCTAAAACTACCCGTTTTTTTAAAAGTATAGTGGCCGCAACCACGCTACTCCTGGGTAGTACGGTGCACGCGCAAAAACCAAAACCACCTAAGCCTGTTCTGCCTGTTGTGGTAGAGCGGGGAAGGGTTGTTTATAACGCAGATACAGCTACGGGCGATCGTGTACCCGACTTCTCCTATTGCGGTTATAAAGCATCGGCGGAAGATATACCCACGGTGCCTGTAAAATTGGTAGTGCCGTTGGTGAAAGGAGATGCTACTGCTACTATTCAAACTGCGATTGATAAAGTGGCTGCCATGCAGCCGGATCCAAACGGCTTCCGGGGTGCTGTACTGCTTTCAAAAGGTAATTACGAGGTAGCCGGACAATTAAAGATCACTGTCTCCGGTATCGTATTACGTGGCTTTGGTGCACAGGGGCAAACTGTAGTTACAGGCAAAGGTGTTGACCGGGATGGGCTGGTTCGTTTTTTCGGAAAAGATGATAGAACGACAGAGGTAGAAAAAGCAATTACTCAGAAATATGTACCGGTGGGTGCGCTGTCTTTCAGGATAGCGGATCCGGGAGATTTTCGTGTAGGCGATCGGGTACAGATCAAAAGACCGTCTACACAGGAATGGATAACAGCACTGGGTACGGATGATTTTGGGGGAGGTGTTTCTGCACTAGGCTGGAAGCCCGGAGATGTAGATCTCTATTTTGATCGTACCATAATGGCGATAGAGGGCAACACCATTACTATCGATGCGCCGTTAACTACATCGCTTGATCAGAATTATGGCGGAGCAACCCTAATAAAGTACAGTTGGCCCGGGCGCATTAATAATATTGGAATAGAAAACCTGACATTAGTATCAGACTTTGATCGTACCAATGCTAAAGACGAGGAACATCGCTGGATGGCGGTTACTTTTACAAATGCAGAAGATGCCTGGGTACGACAATTATCTTTTAAACATTTTGCAGGCTCTGCAGTTTTCATTAATGAAACAGCAAGGCGTATTACGGTTGAGGACTGTATCTCTACCCAGCCGGTATCAGAAATCGGCGGACAAAGACGGTACACATTTTTCACACGTGGTCAGCAAACCCTGTTCCAGCGCTGTTTTGCAGCTAATGGATATCATGACTACAGTGTGGGGCATGCTGCCACAGGACCCAATGCCTTTGTTCAATGCGTTTCCGAAAGGCCTTACAGTTTCAGTGGCGCCATTGGACGCTGGGCTTCGGGTATCTTATTTGATGTAATGGAGGTAGATGGCAATGCCATCCGGTTAGGCAATCGCGGACAGGACGGGCGTGGTGCCGGCTGGTCAGGCGCCAATAGCTTTTTATGGAACTGCACGGCTTCTTTGATCGAATGCGATAAACCGCCCACTGCGCAAAACTGGTCCTACGGCTCCTGGAGCGAATTTGCAGGAAAAGGGTTTTGGGCAGAGTCAAATAATCACGTTAATCCCAGAAGTTTTTATTACCTCCAGCTGGCTCAACGATTGGGTAAAGATGTAAGCCGGAGAGCCGCAATACTGGACATTGGAGGAGAAGCGTCCAGTAGTCCTACGGTTGCGGTAGCACAGGACCTGACCGCAGAAGCCTCAAAACCCAAACGAACCATGTACGAATGGATTGGCCAGGCTGCAAAACGAAACCCTATCAGCACAGATGCCAAAGGTGTAGAAACGGCAACGGCAAGAACGCATGATGGTTGGTCCGTTTACCCACCGCTTTCAGCTACGGGGCTGAAACTAAATAATGGCTGGTTAATGCTGGGCCCGGAAGTGGCAGTTGGAAGACGGCAAAGCGTTCCCTGGTGGACAGGAGGTGTAGAGGGAAAAGCCCTGCAACAAGCTAAGGACAAGTTATCCGTTACCAGGTTTGTCCCGGGCAGGGTCGGAGCAGGTCTTACGGATGAGTTGGATGAGGTGATACAAACCATGAAAAACAAGAATATTGTTGCACTGGAGCATAATTATGGCCTTTGGTATGATAGGAGACGCGATGATCACGAACGTATACGCCGTATGACCGGTGAAGTATGGCCGCCGTTTTACGAATTGCCGTTTGCCCGAAGTGGAAAGGATTCTGCCTGGGATGGTTTGAGCAAATATGATCTCACTAAATACAACGATTGGTATTGGGACAGACTTCGGGGCTTTGCTTCGCTGGCTTCATTGAATAAGTTAGTACTGATTCATCAGAATTACTTTCAGCATAACATTATAGAAGCCGGCGCGCACTACGCCGATTTTCCATGGCGCTCGGCCAATAATATCAACAATACAGGTTTTAACGAACCCGTTAACTATGCAGGAGATAAAAGAATCTTTTATGCCGAGCAATTTTATGATGTTTCCAACCCGGTAAGAAGAAAGCTACATCAGTTGTACATTGAAAAATGCCTGGATAATTTTAAGAATACGCCCAATGTTATTCAGCTAACGAGCGAAGAGTTTACCGGACCTCTGCATTTTGTAGAGTTTTGGTTGCAAACTATTGCAGGCTGGGAAAAGAAAAACCAGGCAAAACCAATTATTGGGTTAAGCACTACTAAAGATGTACAGGATGCTATTTTGAAAAACCCAAAATATGCACCGGTGGTGGATTTGATAGATATACGTTACTGGTACTACCAGTCAGATGGCACGCCTTACGCACCGGAAGGTGGTAAGAACCTGGCGCCGCGTCAATGGGCCCGCCAGATGAAATCCAAAGGAACTTCCTTTGAACAGGTGTATAGAGCCGTGAAAGAGTATCGTTTAAAGTATCCGGGTAAAGCAGTAATGTACTCTTCAGAAGGAGCAGATCGCTTTGCCTGGGCTATTTTTATGGCCGGAGGCTCAATGCCTGCATTGCCTGAAGGTACCGATCAGGAATTTTTGAGAGCTGCTGCTACAATGAAGCCTTCAGATAGAGCAGGTGATTATGCACTGGTTGGTAAGGAAGGTGTAATTCTAATGTCTGATAATAAACAAGCTGTTACAGTTGATCTCTCAGCTTATACAGGTAATTACAAAGCTGATTTTTTAGACCCGGCTTCAGGTAAATTAATCCCCGGTGCCCAAACAGTTACGGCAGGAAAAGCTGTTACCATACCGCTTTCCAAACAGGGCGCCATCTTGTGGTTGAAAAAATAA
- a CDS encoding pectate lyase family protein, with amino-acid sequence MKRSFCLPVLLASFFTFSNQAFAQYPVIPKSVEDSAEVASAADRKASNERWTAALKVVEAEARAGKPYIPWAAKPSDLPQATIPAFPGAEGGGQFSFGGRGGKVLVVTNLNDSGPGSFRWACEQGGARIIVFNVSGIIQLKSPVSIRAPYITIAGQSAPGDGVCVAGESVLIDTHDVIIRFMRFRRGATEVTRRDDGLGGNGVGNIIIDHVSASWGLDENMSMYRHVYDREGKADKLPTVNVTIQNSIFSEALDTYNHAFGSTIGGLNNMFARNLWANNISRNPSVGMYGDFNFVNNVVFNWWNRTADGGDHRSFYNFINNYYKPGPITPVGEPISYRILKPESGRDTANRNAFGKAYVAGNYIDGNAKVTADNWDGGVQPESKNVKELLASIRTDKPIQLAPVTVIPTKDAYDYVLKNVGATLPVRDAVDKRIVETVKTGKVYVAPNAQPYRGRFIKRRLPEDSYKQGIITHPSQVGGYPEYKGTPYVDSDNDGIPDDYEKKHKLNHKDGGDAVKIAKNGYSNIENYLNSLVDIAIVKPSKGISKY; translated from the coding sequence GTGAAACGATCCTTTTGCTTGCCGGTATTACTGGCTTCCTTTTTTACGTTTTCTAATCAAGCTTTTGCTCAATATCCTGTTATTCCAAAGTCTGTAGAAGACTCGGCTGAAGTAGCATCTGCTGCTGACAGAAAGGCTTCCAATGAACGCTGGACTGCAGCCCTGAAAGTAGTTGAAGCAGAAGCCAGGGCTGGAAAGCCTTATATTCCATGGGCCGCCAAACCTTCTGATCTACCACAGGCAACTATACCTGCTTTTCCTGGTGCGGAAGGCGGTGGTCAATTTAGCTTTGGGGGACGTGGCGGTAAAGTGCTGGTCGTAACGAATCTCAACGATAGCGGCCCCGGTAGCTTTCGCTGGGCCTGCGAGCAAGGCGGAGCGCGGATCATCGTATTTAATGTTTCGGGTATTATACAGCTCAAAAGCCCGGTTAGTATAAGGGCGCCTTATATAACCATTGCCGGACAAAGTGCGCCAGGTGATGGTGTGTGTGTGGCGGGAGAGTCCGTACTAATAGACACGCATGACGTAATCATCCGCTTTATGCGTTTTCGCAGGGGCGCTACCGAAGTAACCCGCAGAGACGATGGATTAGGAGGCAACGGCGTTGGTAATATTATCATCGATCACGTGTCAGCAAGCTGGGGCCTGGATGAGAATATGAGTATGTACCGCCACGTTTATGACAGAGAAGGTAAGGCGGACAAGCTTCCTACGGTAAACGTTACTATCCAGAATTCTATTTTCTCTGAAGCACTGGATACTTATAACCACGCTTTTGGAAGTACAATAGGAGGATTGAATAACATGTTTGCCCGTAATTTATGGGCCAATAATATCAGCCGTAATCCTTCAGTAGGCATGTACGGCGATTTCAACTTTGTAAACAATGTAGTATTCAACTGGTGGAACAGGACTGCAGATGGTGGCGATCATCGCTCGTTTTATAACTTTATTAATAATTATTATAAGCCAGGACCTATTACTCCTGTAGGAGAACCGATCAGCTATCGGATCTTAAAACCGGAATCGGGTCGCGACACTGCAAATAGAAATGCTTTTGGTAAAGCCTATGTGGCAGGTAATTATATAGATGGGAATGCAAAAGTAACTGCAGATAACTGGGATGGTGGTGTGCAACCCGAGTCAAAAAACGTGAAAGAATTGCTGGCTTCCATTCGTACCGACAAGCCTATTCAGTTGGCGCCGGTAACTGTAATTCCAACAAAAGACGCTTACGATTATGTGTTAAAAAATGTGGGCGCTACGTTACCGGTACGGGATGCAGTAGACAAACGTATTGTTGAAACCGTAAAAACGGGAAAGGTGTATGTAGCGCCTAATGCCCAACCTTATCGCGGTAGATTTATTAAAAGAAGATTGCCTGAAGATTCCTATAAACAAGGGATCATTACACATCCTTCCCAGGTAGGCGGATACCCTGAATATAAAGGCACTCCTTATGTGGATAGCGATAACGACGGAATCCCGGATGACTATGAAAAGAAGCATAAATTAAATCATAAAGATGGCGGCGATGCTGTAAAGATTGCGAAGAACGGATATAGTAATATTGAAAATTATTTAAATAGTTTAGTAGATATTGCAATAGTGAAGCCATCAAAAGGCATCAGTAAATATTAA
- a CDS encoding pectate lyase family protein: protein MNKKVLLGILMAGATSAALAQYPKIPKADQERSAAIMKAAEAHSDSMWAIAYPVIKKEATEGRPYIPWASRFDELPYADIPAFPGAEGGGKFVRGGRGGKVIVVTNLNDDGPGSFRWACEQGGARTVVFNVAGIIKLKSPLIIRAPYITIAGQSAPGDGVCIAGETVWINTHDVIVRYMRFRRGDTWVGRRDDAIGGNPVGNIMIDHVSATWGLDENMSMYRHMYNDSTGKIEDKFGTVNITIQNSIFAEALDTWNHAFGSTLGGENCSFMRNLWANNAGRNPSVGWNGVFNFVNNVVYNWVHRSIDGGDYRAQFNIINNYFKPGPATPKNNVGHRILKPESGRSKLSYKVYGRAYVNGNVMEGYPKITKDNWAGGVQIEEEDGVGEHLGYMKQNKPLIMPKLTVLSADAAKAYVFSNAGATLPKRDPVDARIVEQARTGVVKPIPGVKLPETQFEHRRLPIDSYKQGIITDINQVGGYPEYKGTPYKDSDNDGMPDDYEKKKALNPNDPTDASKLSKSGSGYTHIEEYLNSLVNVANVVPAVAKK, encoded by the coding sequence ATGAATAAAAAAGTACTGTTAGGTATCTTAATGGCCGGTGCAACTTCCGCTGCCCTGGCTCAGTATCCGAAAATTCCAAAGGCCGACCAGGAGCGTTCGGCCGCTATTATGAAAGCTGCTGAAGCACATTCCGATTCCATGTGGGCGATAGCCTACCCGGTTATTAAGAAGGAAGCCACAGAAGGAAGACCTTATATTCCCTGGGCATCGCGTTTCGACGAGTTGCCCTACGCTGATATTCCTGCATTCCCCGGAGCTGAGGGCGGTGGTAAATTTGTAAGAGGCGGCCGCGGCGGAAAAGTGATCGTAGTGACTAACTTGAATGATGACGGGCCAGGTAGTTTTCGGTGGGCCTGTGAGCAGGGAGGCGCCAGAACAGTAGTGTTTAATGTGGCAGGTATTATTAAATTAAAATCCCCGCTGATTATCAGGGCTCCTTACATCACCATTGCAGGGCAGTCCGCTCCGGGTGATGGTGTTTGTATCGCAGGTGAAACGGTTTGGATTAATACACATGATGTAATAGTACGTTATATGCGTTTCCGCCGGGGTGATACCTGGGTGGGCAGAAGAGACGATGCGATTGGTGGTAATCCCGTAGGTAATATCATGATCGATCACGTGTCGGCCACCTGGGGGCTCGATGAAAATATGAGTATGTACCGGCACATGTACAATGATAGCACTGGTAAAATTGAAGATAAATTTGGTACAGTGAATATCACAATCCAGAACTCAATTTTTGCGGAAGCTTTAGATACCTGGAACCATGCATTTGGCAGTACGCTGGGCGGCGAAAATTGTAGCTTCATGCGTAACCTTTGGGCCAATAATGCCGGTCGTAATCCTTCAGTGGGTTGGAATGGTGTTTTCAACTTTGTAAACAATGTTGTATATAACTGGGTGCACCGTTCTATCGATGGCGGTGATTACAGAGCGCAATTTAATATCATTAATAACTATTTTAAACCGGGACCCGCAACACCTAAAAACAATGTAGGTCATCGGATTTTAAAACCGGAGAGCGGTCGAAGCAAGTTGAGTTATAAAGTGTACGGAAGAGCTTACGTGAACGGAAATGTGATGGAAGGCTATCCAAAAATAACAAAGGATAATTGGGCCGGTGGTGTACAGATTGAGGAAGAAGATGGAGTAGGCGAGCACCTGGGTTATATGAAACAGAACAAGCCCTTGATCATGCCTAAGCTAACTGTTTTGAGTGCCGATGCGGCAAAAGCTTATGTATTCAGCAATGCAGGTGCTACATTACCCAAACGTGACCCCGTTGATGCCAGGATTGTAGAGCAGGCGCGTACCGGTGTGGTAAAACCCATTCCCGGCGTAAAATTACCAGAGACACAATTTGAACACAGGCGTTTACCTATTGATTCTTACAAGCAGGGTATTATTACAGACATCAACCAGGTAGGCGGTTATCCTGAATATAAAGGTACTCCTTATAAAGACAGTGATAATGACGGTATGCCGGATGATTATGAGAAAAAGAAAGCCTTAAATCCGAATGACCCAACGGATGCTTCTAAATTGTCGAAATCAGGATCTGGCTATACCCATATAGAAGAGTATCTGAATAGCCTGGTGAACGTGGCTAACGTGGTACCGGCTGTTGCCAAAAAATAA
- a CDS encoding RagB/SusD family nutrient uptake outer membrane protein: MKNKILYLFASLSILVLASCSQKFLEEMKPYNQYGEEQVFSNETLAGWYIDRVYNYYFVAYNSPLKQLVGSYNDNRSRMTEEIAGTVVNFIDPTKTLQLPTDADGYYGTTNSSVNNNPYTRLRFTNEILTKMDQPETANLSATFRQRAKGQMYFLRALQYFDLVRVYGGVPIVLTVQNSSTTDESIQLPRATSSESFAQIVKDLDSAAALLPMQWENPAVNYGRLTAAGALAMKSRVLLTAASPLFNKDWDNSGSEKWQVALQAGLDAETKLTAGGYGLYGSTAKEWARMTYAQTGTFNKEAIMVFLFSNTQVSSAGYNNGWENAVRLPDYGGNGGIAPPKEMLDLFPLANGERPVNGVNYVDTFFFENREPRFYRTFAFSGLKWGMSSDANKNTWFYRWKASADATTATSYGNNQTNSPAVVYKMSNPAAASGTYAFSNTSIFEYRYAELLLNIAECYAAKGDVQNTISYLSKIRARVGIPSANNYGIGNLADKYKAIEACLYERRIELAYEGKRFWDVQRWMLYDNVSNSGNSVSKLGLQPINGTSRNGYYWQSKTFSEPKVDPIPAAEKDILIDPDAENFNTEIAKLKALYQSRFVMTPLDQAWDRVNGTPVSILFRPHYYLSGLAAAPLSNNPWLKQNIGWLDYSGGQGTFDYQQ, from the coding sequence ATGAAAAATAAAATATTATACCTGTTTGCATCACTTTCGATTTTGGTTTTGGCCAGCTGTAGCCAAAAATTCCTGGAAGAGATGAAACCTTATAATCAATATGGTGAGGAGCAGGTTTTTTCAAACGAAACGCTGGCCGGATGGTATATTGACAGGGTTTATAATTATTATTTTGTAGCCTACAACAGTCCTCTTAAACAATTGGTGGGTAGTTACAACGATAACCGGTCAAGAATGACGGAGGAAATAGCAGGAACTGTAGTTAACTTCATTGACCCTACAAAAACCTTGCAGTTACCTACAGACGCAGATGGCTATTATGGTACAACCAATTCAAGCGTAAACAATAATCCATATACACGACTCCGATTTACCAACGAAATTTTGACCAAGATGGATCAGCCCGAAACCGCCAATCTATCGGCAACCTTCCGTCAGAGAGCCAAAGGTCAGATGTATTTTTTGAGAGCGTTACAATATTTCGACCTTGTCAGAGTTTATGGGGGTGTGCCTATTGTACTAACCGTACAAAATAGCAGTACCACTGATGAAAGTATCCAGTTGCCCAGAGCTACTTCTTCAGAATCATTTGCTCAAATTGTAAAGGATCTGGACTCCGCTGCTGCCTTACTTCCGATGCAATGGGAGAATCCTGCAGTCAATTATGGCAGGTTGACGGCAGCCGGTGCGTTGGCAATGAAAAGCCGTGTGTTATTAACGGCGGCCAGTCCCTTATTTAATAAAGACTGGGATAATTCAGGTAGTGAAAAATGGCAGGTAGCTTTACAGGCCGGTCTTGACGCCGAAACAAAGCTAACAGCAGGAGGTTATGGCTTGTACGGAAGCACTGCCAAAGAATGGGCACGAATGACGTATGCACAAACAGGAACATTCAACAAAGAGGCGATTATGGTGTTCCTTTTTAGCAATACACAGGTTTCTTCAGCTGGCTACAATAATGGATGGGAGAATGCAGTACGTCTTCCGGATTACGGTGGAAACGGGGGTATTGCACCGCCAAAAGAAATGTTGGATTTATTTCCTCTAGCCAATGGTGAACGCCCTGTAAATGGTGTGAATTATGTAGATACATTTTTCTTTGAAAACCGGGAACCTCGTTTTTATCGAACTTTTGCATTCTCGGGTCTGAAATGGGGCATGAGTTCTGATGCCAACAAAAATACCTGGTTCTACAGATGGAAAGCAAGTGCCGATGCTACTACCGCTACTTCTTATGGAAATAACCAAACCAACAGTCCGGCTGTTGTTTATAAAATGTCCAACCCGGCTGCTGCAAGTGGCACCTATGCATTTTCCAATACCAGCATTTTTGAATATCGCTATGCTGAGTTGCTTTTAAATATTGCCGAGTGCTACGCTGCAAAAGGTGATGTACAAAACACTATTAGTTATTTATCTAAAATAAGAGCTCGTGTAGGTATTCCTTCTGCTAATAATTATGGTATCGGCAATCTGGCTGATAAATACAAAGCTATCGAAGCTTGTTTGTACGAAAGGCGTATTGAATTAGCATATGAAGGAAAACGCTTTTGGGATGTACAGCGTTGGATGTTATATGATAACGTCTCCAATAGCGGCAATTCGGTGTCGAAGCTAGGCTTACAGCCCATTAATGGAACCAGCCGTAATGGTTATTACTGGCAGTCTAAAACATTCTCTGAACCTAAAGTAGATCCGATACCTGCAGCTGAAAAGGATATTCTTATTGATCCGGATGCAGAGAATTTCAATACAGAAATTGCGAAGCTGAAGGCATTATATCAGAGTAGATTTGTTATGACTCCCCTCGATCAGGCCTGGGATAGAGTAAATGGAACCCCGGTAAGTATTTTGTTCCGACCTCATTATTACTTGTCCGGCCTGGCAGCTGCGCCGTTAAGCAATAATCCATGGTTAAAACAGAATATTGGCTGGTTGGATTATTCCGGAGGACAGGGAACCTTCGATTATCAACAATAA